In Bosea vestrisii, the following are encoded in one genomic region:
- the purH gene encoding bifunctional phosphoribosylaminoimidazolecarboxamide formyltransferase/IMP cyclohydrolase, with product MPNELRRVERALLSVSDKTGLIDFARALARLGIALVSTGGTAKAIAEAGLAVTDVSDLTGFPEMMDGRVKTLHPKVHGGLLAIRSHPEHQASMLGHGIAPIDLLVVNLYPFEATVAAGKPYDDCIENIDIGGPAMIRAAAKNHNDVAVVVEPSDYAAVLADLEAHKSATTLTLRRKLAQKAYSRTAAYDAAISNWFAGELGDTSPAFRALGGSLAETMRYGENPHQWAAFYRTPEQRPGVATARQVQGKQLSYNNINDTDAAFECVAEFDPARTAACVIVKHANPCGVAEGGSLLEAYERALACDPVSAFGGIVALNRKLDAQAAKKIVEIFTEVIIAPDADEEAIALVAAKKNLRLLLTGGLPDVRKAGLSLRTVSGGFLAQARDNAVVDDMELKVVTKRQPSEAELADLRFAFRVAKHVKSNAIVYAKGLATVGVGAGQMSRVDSSRIAAWKAGEAAKAAGVPESLAKGAVVASDAFFPFADGLLAAAEAGATAVIQPGGSMRDDEVIKAADEAGLAMVFTGHRHFRH from the coding sequence ATGCCGAACGAACTCCGCCGCGTCGAACGCGCGCTGCTTTCCGTTTCTGACAAGACCGGGCTGATCGACTTCGCCCGCGCCCTCGCCCGCCTGGGCATCGCCCTGGTCTCGACCGGCGGCACCGCCAAGGCGATCGCCGAGGCCGGCCTTGCCGTCACCGACGTCTCGGACCTGACCGGCTTCCCCGAGATGATGGATGGCCGCGTCAAGACACTGCATCCCAAGGTGCATGGCGGCCTGCTCGCCATCCGCTCGCATCCGGAGCACCAGGCCTCGATGCTCGGTCACGGCATCGCGCCGATCGACCTGCTCGTCGTCAACCTCTACCCGTTCGAGGCGACGGTCGCCGCCGGCAAGCCCTATGACGACTGCATCGAGAACATCGATATCGGCGGTCCCGCGATGATCCGCGCCGCCGCCAAGAACCATAACGACGTCGCCGTCGTGGTTGAGCCGTCGGACTATGCTGCCGTGCTGGCCGATCTCGAGGCGCACAAGAGTGCGACCACGCTGACGCTGCGCCGCAAGCTCGCCCAGAAGGCCTATTCGCGCACCGCCGCTTATGACGCCGCGATCTCGAACTGGTTCGCGGGCGAGCTCGGCGACACCTCGCCGGCCTTCCGCGCGCTCGGCGGCAGCCTCGCAGAGACGATGCGCTACGGCGAGAACCCGCATCAATGGGCCGCTTTCTACCGGACGCCGGAGCAACGCCCGGGCGTCGCCACCGCCCGCCAGGTCCAGGGCAAGCAGCTCTCCTACAACAACATCAACGACACCGACGCCGCCTTCGAATGCGTCGCCGAATTCGATCCAGCCCGCACCGCTGCCTGCGTCATCGTCAAGCACGCCAATCCCTGCGGCGTCGCCGAGGGCGGCTCGCTGCTCGAAGCCTATGAGCGAGCGCTCGCCTGCGACCCCGTTTCGGCCTTCGGCGGCATCGTCGCGCTCAACCGCAAGCTCGATGCGCAGGCGGCGAAGAAGATCGTCGAGATCTTCACCGAGGTGATCATCGCCCCCGACGCCGACGAGGAGGCGATCGCGCTCGTCGCCGCCAAGAAGAACCTGCGCCTGCTGCTGACCGGCGGCCTGCCGGATGTGCGCAAAGCGGGCCTTTCCCTGCGCACCGTCTCCGGCGGTTTTCTCGCCCAAGCACGAGACAACGCCGTGGTCGACGACATGGAGCTCAAGGTCGTCACCAAGCGGCAGCCGAGCGAGGCCGAGCTCGCCGATCTGCGCTTCGCCTTCCGTGTCGCCAAGCACGTCAAGTCGAACGCCATCGTCTATGCCAAGGGCCTCGCCACCGTCGGCGTCGGCGCCGGCCAGATGAGCCGCGTTGATTCCTCGCGTATCGCCGCCTGGAAGGCGGGCGAAGCGGCCAAGGCGGCCGGCGTGCCTGAAAGTCTGGCCAAGGGCGCGGTCGTCGCCTCCGACGCCTTCTTCCCCTTCGCCGACGGCCTGCTCGCCGCGGCCGAAGCCGGTGCCACCGCGGTGATCCAGCCCGGCGGCTCGATGCGTGACGACGAGGTGATCAAGGCGGCCGACGAGGCCGGCCTCGCCATGGTCTTCACCGGCCATCGCCACTTCCGGCACTGA
- a CDS encoding YbaK/EbsC family protein, whose translation MSLESVRAFFAENAPDIAILETDGSSATVTLAAEAFGVEPARIAKTLSFRLGDRVVLLVTRGDARLDNKKTKAAFGAKPRMLDLDEVVAITGHPVGGVCPFGLSSPLPVYCDVSLKVFDEVVPAAGSTQTAVRISPERMAALTGAQWVDVCQEPAAQAAE comes from the coding sequence GTGAGCCTTGAATCCGTCCGCGCCTTCTTCGCCGAAAACGCGCCCGATATCGCCATCCTCGAAACCGATGGCAGCAGCGCCACGGTGACGCTGGCGGCGGAGGCCTTTGGGGTCGAGCCCGCCCGCATCGCCAAGACCCTGTCCTTCCGCCTCGGCGATCGTGTCGTGCTGCTGGTGACACGCGGCGATGCCCGCCTCGACAACAAGAAGACCAAGGCCGCCTTCGGCGCCAAGCCGCGCATGCTCGACCTCGACGAGGTCGTCGCCATCACCGGCCACCCGGTCGGCGGCGTCTGCCCGTTCGGACTGTCGAGCCCGCTGCCGGTCTATTGCGACGTCTCGCTGAAGGTGTTCGACGAGGTCGTACCGGCCGCCGGCTCGACACAGACGGCCGTGCGCATCAGCCCCGAGCGGATGGCGGCGCTGACCGGTGCGCAATGGGTCGATGTCTGCCAGGAGCCGGCGGCCCAGGCCGCTGAATAG
- a CDS encoding DUF72 domain-containing protein, with product MATNAAGKIHIGIGGWVFEPWRGVFYPDKLSQKRELEYAASKLTSIEINGTYYGSQKPESFARWRAETPDDFVFALKGSRFCTNRRILAEAGPSVEKFVTSGLSELKEKLGPINWQFMATKAFDPADFEAFLKLLPKDVDGVTLRHAVEVRHPSFRSPDFVGLLREYGVAAITSGDSDFPEIADVTAPFVYARIMGTKEAEPNGYPAKQLDTWTGRAQAWAKGGAPEDLELVAPAASKMPRDVFLYVISGDKVRNPAAAMALIERVGG from the coding sequence ATGGCCACCAACGCAGCCGGGAAGATCCATATCGGCATTGGCGGCTGGGTGTTCGAGCCTTGGCGCGGCGTGTTCTATCCGGACAAGCTCTCGCAAAAACGCGAGCTCGAATATGCCGCGAGCAAGCTGACCTCGATCGAGATCAACGGCACCTACTACGGCTCGCAGAAGCCGGAGAGCTTCGCCAGATGGCGGGCCGAGACACCCGATGACTTCGTCTTCGCGCTGAAGGGCTCGCGCTTCTGCACCAACCGCCGGATTCTGGCCGAGGCCGGACCTTCGGTCGAGAAGTTCGTGACCTCCGGCCTCAGTGAGCTCAAGGAGAAGCTCGGCCCGATCAACTGGCAGTTCATGGCGACCAAGGCTTTCGACCCAGCCGATTTCGAGGCGTTCCTGAAACTGCTGCCGAAGGACGTCGACGGCGTCACGCTGCGTCATGCCGTGGAAGTGCGTCATCCGAGCTTCCGCTCGCCCGATTTCGTCGGACTGCTGCGCGAGTACGGCGTCGCGGCGATCACCTCGGGCGATTCCGATTTTCCTGAGATCGCCGATGTGACGGCGCCCTTCGTCTATGCCCGGATCATGGGCACGAAGGAGGCCGAGCCCAACGGTTATCCCGCCAAGCAGCTCGATACCTGGACCGGTCGCGCCCAGGCCTGGGCCAAGGGCGGCGCGCCCGAGGATCTGGAGCTGGTCGCACCCGCCGCGAGCAAGATGCCGCGCGATGTCTTTCTCTATGTCATCAGCGGCGACAAGGTTCGCAATCCCGCCGCCGCGATGGCGCTGATCGAGCGGGTCGGAGGCTGA
- a CDS encoding helix-turn-helix domain-containing protein: MERDGKGFFDRVIGHHLRHRRIELGLSQREVAEAIGVSRQLYARYERGLSRIGQGTLNKLSKFLRVTLERLYAGITSAIAAAGFADGEQARYASKPLAAQSKELDLAFRRIRDPRIREHAIEMVGWLADHDEASRDRGKG; encoded by the coding sequence ATGGAGCGCGATGGGAAGGGTTTTTTCGATCGCGTGATCGGCCATCACCTTAGGCATCGGCGAATTGAGCTGGGACTGAGCCAACGCGAGGTCGCCGAGGCGATCGGGGTCAGTCGCCAGCTTTATGCTCGCTATGAGCGCGGGTTGAGCCGGATCGGTCAGGGAACGCTAAACAAACTGTCGAAGTTCCTGCGCGTAACCTTGGAGAGACTTTACGCGGGCATCACTTCAGCAATTGCGGCAGCCGGTTTCGCCGATGGCGAGCAAGCGAGATACGCATCAAAGCCACTTGCAGCTCAATCTAAAGAACTTGATTTGGCCTTTCGGCGAATAAGGGATCCGAGAATTCGCGAGCACGCGATCGAAATGGTGGGATGGTTGGCCGACCACGACGAAGCAAGCCGCGATCGGGGTAAGGGCTGA
- a CDS encoding mannitol dehydrogenase family protein: MAVVLSRAALAEIGGAVATPSYRSEQLSPGIVHIGVGNFHRAHQAAYLDELFERGLDHDWAIIGTGVRESDAEMERALAAQDFLTTVVTQEADCTQARVTGAMIDFIPPGDGEAILQRLVDPQTRIVSLTVTEGGYYVDPATQTFDASHPDILADAEDRLARPKTAFGLIAAGLLKRRAAGLPPFTVMSCDNLPGNGHVTADAVTGLVDLIDRSEADWIRENVAFPNGMVDRITPATSEQQSRALRDDFGIEDRRPVFCEDFRQWVLEDRFPAGRPRLEQVGVQFVADVAPFELMKIRILNGGHAAMAYPAGLLDIHFVHEAMEDAQIASFLSVLLDEEVIPRVPPVPGTDLAAYKRTIERRFANPKIGDTIRRLCLDGSNRQPKFILPTLRDALRADGPIDGLALVGALWCRYCYGETESGQPIAPNDPSWPRLTTQARQARHAPEAWLAMQDVYGDLGEDRRFREAFSLALQRIWQSGTRLSIDAYLTSRSS, from the coding sequence ATGGCCGTGGTTCTGTCACGTGCGGCACTTGCCGAGATCGGAGGAGCGGTTGCGACGCCGAGCTACCGTTCGGAGCAATTGAGCCCGGGCATCGTCCATATCGGGGTCGGCAATTTCCATCGCGCCCATCAGGCGGCCTATCTCGATGAATTGTTCGAGCGCGGGCTCGACCATGACTGGGCGATCATCGGCACCGGCGTGCGGGAAAGCGATGCCGAGATGGAGCGCGCTCTCGCCGCGCAGGATTTCCTGACCACCGTGGTGACGCAGGAGGCCGACTGCACGCAGGCGCGGGTGACCGGCGCGATGATCGATTTCATTCCGCCGGGCGACGGCGAGGCGATCCTGCAGCGCCTGGTCGATCCCCAGACGCGGATCGTTTCGCTGACCGTCACCGAGGGCGGCTACTATGTCGATCCGGCGACACAGACTTTCGATGCGAGCCACCCCGACATCCTCGCCGATGCCGAAGATCGTCTGGCTCGCCCGAAGACCGCCTTCGGCCTGATCGCCGCCGGGCTACTGAAACGGCGCGCGGCCGGCCTGCCGCCCTTCACGGTGATGTCCTGCGACAACCTGCCGGGCAACGGCCATGTCACGGCAGACGCCGTCACCGGCCTCGTCGATCTGATCGATCGCTCGGAGGCGGACTGGATTCGCGAGAATGTCGCCTTTCCGAACGGCATGGTCGACCGCATCACGCCGGCGACATCGGAGCAGCAAAGCCGGGCCTTGCGCGATGATTTCGGCATCGAGGACAGGCGGCCGGTCTTTTGCGAGGATTTCCGGCAATGGGTGCTGGAGGACCGCTTTCCAGCCGGGCGCCCTCGGCTGGAACAGGTCGGCGTCCAGTTCGTCGCCGATGTCGCGCCCTTCGAGCTGATGAAGATCCGCATCCTCAATGGCGGTCACGCGGCGATGGCCTATCCCGCCGGCCTGCTCGACATTCACTTCGTCCATGAGGCGATGGAGGATGCGCAGATCGCAAGCTTCCTGTCGGTTCTGCTCGATGAGGAGGTCATTCCCAGGGTTCCGCCGGTTCCAGGCACCGATCTGGCCGCCTACAAGCGCACGATCGAGCGGCGCTTCGCCAATCCCAAGATCGGCGACACGATCCGCCGGTTGTGCCTGGACGGCTCGAACCGCCAGCCGAAATTCATCCTGCCGACACTGCGCGATGCGTTGCGGGCCGACGGGCCGATCGACGGCCTCGCGCTCGTCGGCGCCCTATGGTGCCGCTACTGTTATGGCGAGACCGAAAGCGGGCAGCCGATAGCGCCGAACGATCCGAGCTGGCCGCGGCTGACGACGCAGGCGCGGCAGGCCAGGCACGCGCCGGAGGCCTGGCTCGCCATGCAGGATGTCTATGGCGATCTGGGGGAGGACCGGCGCTTCCGGGAGGCGTTCAGCCTGGCCTTGCAGAGAATCTGGCAGTCCGGAACGCGCTTGAGCATCGACGCCTACCTCACCTCGCGCAGTTCGTGA
- a CDS encoding glycerophosphodiester phosphodiesterase family protein, with amino-acid sequence MRIIGHRGARNIWAENSLSGFRNVCGLGVDAVELDVHLSSDNEIMVIHDPLLERTTDHKGPVGALSREALRKVKLRDTLSETIPTLPAVLDVFAPTTIELEIEMKMDAFGNPYPGLLDKVIALVRERGLAARVVLTCFVPEVIEEIRAKAPDMRRLASVDRRSCEAFGGVDRTLKRFVDLGCIIAVEQSLLRLALDRAVAIVGRDKLGVWVPNTVGDLDYWLGQPVSQITSDRPDLALQLLAARAK; translated from the coding sequence ATGCGGATCATCGGCCATCGCGGCGCGCGCAATATCTGGGCGGAGAACAGTCTCAGCGGCTTCCGCAACGTCTGCGGTCTCGGCGTCGACGCCGTCGAGCTCGACGTGCATCTCTCGAGCGACAACGAGATCATGGTGATCCATGACCCGCTGCTCGAGCGCACGACGGACCATAAGGGGCCGGTCGGGGCCTTGAGCCGCGAGGCCCTGCGCAAGGTCAAGCTCCGCGATACGCTCAGCGAGACGATCCCGACGCTGCCTGCCGTCCTCGACGTCTTCGCGCCGACGACAATCGAGCTCGAGATCGAGATGAAGATGGATGCCTTCGGCAATCCCTATCCCGGCCTGCTCGACAAGGTGATCGCGCTGGTCAGGGAGCGCGGGCTCGCCGCGCGCGTCGTGCTGACCTGCTTCGTCCCGGAGGTCATCGAGGAGATCAGGGCCAAGGCGCCCGATATGCGCCGGCTCGCCTCGGTCGACCGCCGCTCCTGCGAGGCTTTCGGCGGCGTCGACCGGACCTTGAAGCGCTTCGTCGATCTCGGCTGCATCATCGCCGTCGAGCAGTCGCTGCTGCGGCTCGCTCTCGATCGCGCCGTCGCGATCGTCGGGCGCGACAAGCTCGGCGTCTGGGTGCCCAATACGGTTGGTGATCTCGACTACTGGCTCGGCCAGCCGGTGTCGCAGATCACCAGCGACCGCCCTGACCTCGCGCTGCAGCTTCTGGCGGCAAGGGCGAAGTGA
- a CDS encoding ABC transporter permease subunit yields MNERTPIIDAVCHLILLVGAALVCLPIYFVLVTGSLSQQEIMRVPMSWLPGTEFFANMQTVLSTANFGRLLLNSFIIAAGITIGKLSISVIAAFAVTYFRFPFRMTAFWLIFMSLMLPIEVRIVPTYESAANVALPLNILGSWLGVQALVDLDWNLVNTYSGLILPLIASATATFLFRQFFLTVPDELCEAARIDGASPWQFFRLILLPLSRSNIVALAIILFLMGWNQYLWPLLLTTDPAMANAVIGLKKLMPRGDSLPTWHLLMNAAFLTMLPPTLVILILQRWFVKGLVDSGK; encoded by the coding sequence ATGAACGAACGCACGCCGATCATCGACGCCGTCTGCCATCTCATCCTGCTGGTGGGTGCCGCGCTCGTCTGCCTGCCGATCTACTTCGTCCTCGTCACCGGCTCGCTCTCGCAGCAGGAGATCATGCGGGTGCCGATGTCCTGGCTGCCGGGCACCGAGTTCTTCGCGAACATGCAGACCGTCCTGAGCACAGCGAATTTCGGCCGGCTGCTGCTCAACTCCTTCATTATCGCCGCCGGTATCACCATCGGAAAGCTGTCGATCTCGGTGATTGCAGCCTTCGCCGTCACCTATTTCCGCTTTCCCTTCCGGATGACGGCCTTCTGGCTGATCTTCATGTCGCTGATGCTGCCGATCGAGGTCCGCATCGTGCCGACCTACGAGTCGGCGGCGAATGTGGCACTGCCGCTCAACATTCTGGGCTCCTGGCTTGGCGTCCAGGCACTGGTCGATCTCGACTGGAATCTGGTCAACACCTATTCGGGCCTGATCCTGCCGCTGATCGCCTCCGCCACGGCGACCTTCCTCTTCCGCCAGTTCTTCCTGACTGTCCCAGACGAGCTTTGCGAGGCGGCGCGCATCGATGGCGCCAGCCCGTGGCAGTTCTTCCGGCTGATCCTGCTGCCGCTGTCACGCTCGAACATCGTGGCGCTGGCGATCATCCTCTTCCTGATGGGCTGGAACCAGTATCTTTGGCCGCTGCTGCTGACGACCGACCCGGCGATGGCCAATGCGGTGATCGGCCTGAAGAAGCTGATGCCGCGAGGCGACTCGTTGCCGACCTGGCATTTGCTGATGAACGCGGCCTTCCTGACGATGCTGCCGCCGACCCTCGTCATCCTCATCCTCCAGCGCTGGTTCGTGAAGGGGCTGGTCGACAGCGGCAAGTAG
- a CDS encoding ABC transporter permease subunit, giving the protein MPARNSTAALPVAAGGGVLRLRWPFRRLLLKGGGDGQAESGLKRAHFRDWRLPFWLLAPQLFILLLFFFIPSIRALIQAFQLTDPFGATTQWVGFQNFERLFRSSVYWSSAQVTLIFTIAQNVLTLSLALLLAFASNHILRGRGVYRTVLLLPYAIAPAIAGIMLAFLFNPRVGPVAHMLQELGLDWDPNRNSWHALSLIVMASSWKHICYNYIFLVAALLSVPQSILESAYLDGAGPIQRFLRISLPMITPTLFFLIVINFVYGLFETFAIVDATTLGGPAGATSILVYKVYQDGFVTLDLGSSAAQSVVLMALALFLTFAQFRFVERRVNYSV; this is encoded by the coding sequence ATGCCGGCAAGAAATAGTACGGCGGCTCTTCCCGTCGCGGCTGGCGGTGGCGTTTTGCGCCTCCGCTGGCCGTTCCGGCGCCTGCTCCTCAAGGGCGGCGGCGACGGCCAGGCGGAAAGCGGGCTGAAGCGCGCGCATTTCCGGGACTGGCGCCTGCCGTTCTGGCTGCTCGCGCCGCAGCTCTTCATCCTGTTGCTGTTCTTCTTCATTCCCTCGATCAGGGCGCTGATCCAGGCCTTCCAGCTGACCGATCCGTTCGGCGCCACGACCCAGTGGGTCGGCTTCCAGAATTTCGAGCGGCTGTTCCGGAGCAGCGTCTACTGGTCATCGGCGCAGGTGACGCTGATCTTCACCATCGCGCAGAACGTGCTGACGCTGTCGCTCGCGCTGCTGCTCGCCTTCGCCTCGAACCACATCCTGCGCGGACGCGGCGTCTACCGCACCGTGCTGCTGCTGCCCTACGCCATCGCCCCGGCGATCGCCGGCATCATGCTCGCCTTCCTGTTCAATCCCCGGGTCGGCCCCGTCGCGCACATGCTGCAGGAGCTCGGCCTCGACTGGGATCCGAACCGAAATTCCTGGCACGCGCTAAGCCTGATCGTCATGGCCTCCTCGTGGAAGCACATCTGCTACAACTACATCTTCCTCGTCGCGGCGCTGCTTTCGGTGCCTCAGTCGATCCTTGAGTCCGCCTATCTCGATGGCGCGGGACCGATCCAGCGCTTCCTGCGCATCTCGCTGCCGATGATCACGCCGACGCTGTTCTTCCTGATCGTGATCAACTTCGTCTACGGGCTGTTCGAGACATTTGCCATCGTCGACGCCACGACCCTGGGCGGCCCGGCCGGCGCGACCTCAATCCTCGTCTACAAGGTCTACCAGGACGGCTTCGTCACGCTCGATCTCGGTTCCTCCGCCGCGCAATCCGTCGTGCTGATGGCGCTCGCCCTGTTCCTGACCTTCGCGCAGTTCCGCTTCGTCGAGCGCCGCGTGAACTACAGCGTCTAG
- a CDS encoding extracellular solute-binding protein, with translation MRPFYGAFAGAGALLLAGLSSVQAATEIEFWHAMSGTLGERVDELVKKFNDSQKDYVVKAIAKGNYDEVLNGTIAAYRAKRQPEIVQSNERSFLTMVNSGAIVSTTELMAQQGRPVDVSKFIAPVVSYYAIDGKLQAMPFNSSTPILFYNRDHFKAAGFDKPGATWQELEPQLDAIKAKGVSKCAMVLPGDYEWSFLENYSAVNDIPYATKRNGMDGLDTSFVFNKGKLVGQVERMKRLVTSGVMQLAGQGIIPIQLFTSGECSTIIASTASHAAVVAAAKFDWSAAELPYEQGVTPKNSVIGGAALWTLKGHTPEKYKAIAAFYDFLAKTDTQVWWHQATGYVPVTTAAYDAAKAEGYYQKNPTREIAVVQLMRGTPSDNSLGFRIGNSNQINVAIMEEVSAAFLGKKPVQQALDDAVGRGNEVLRRYEQLNAGKK, from the coding sequence ATGCGACCTTTCTATGGTGCGTTTGCTGGTGCGGGCGCTCTGCTGCTCGCGGGATTGTCTTCCGTCCAGGCAGCGACGGAAATCGAATTCTGGCACGCGATGAGCGGCACGCTCGGCGAGCGTGTCGACGAACTGGTCAAGAAGTTCAACGATTCCCAGAAGGACTACGTCGTCAAGGCGATCGCCAAGGGCAACTACGACGAGGTGCTGAACGGCACGATCGCGGCGTACCGCGCCAAGCGCCAGCCCGAGATCGTGCAGTCGAACGAGCGCTCCTTCCTCACCATGGTCAATTCCGGCGCCATCGTCTCGACGACCGAGCTGATGGCGCAGCAGGGCCGCCCGGTCGACGTCTCGAAATTCATTGCACCGGTGGTCAGCTACTACGCGATCGACGGCAAGCTTCAGGCGATGCCGTTCAATTCCTCGACGCCGATCCTGTTTTACAACCGCGACCACTTCAAAGCCGCCGGCTTCGACAAGCCGGGCGCGACCTGGCAGGAGCTCGAACCGCAGCTCGACGCGATCAAGGCCAAAGGCGTGTCGAAATGCGCGATGGTGCTGCCCGGCGACTATGAGTGGAGCTTCCTCGAGAACTACAGCGCGGTGAACGACATCCCGTATGCGACGAAGCGCAACGGCATGGACGGCCTCGACACCAGCTTCGTCTTCAACAAGGGCAAGCTCGTCGGCCAGGTCGAGCGCATGAAGCGGCTGGTTACATCCGGCGTTATGCAGCTCGCCGGCCAGGGCATCATCCCGATCCAGCTCTTCACCTCGGGCGAGTGCTCGACCATCATCGCCTCCACCGCGTCGCATGCCGCGGTCGTCGCCGCCGCGAAGTTCGACTGGAGCGCTGCCGAGCTTCCCTACGAGCAGGGCGTGACCCCGAAGAACAGCGTCATCGGCGGCGCCGCGCTCTGGACCCTGAAGGGGCATACGCCCGAGAAATACAAGGCGATCGCCGCCTTCTACGACTTCCTCGCGAAGACAGACACACAGGTCTGGTGGCATCAGGCGACGGGCTACGTCCCGGTCACGACCGCCGCCTATGATGCGGCCAAGGCGGAGGGCTACTATCAGAAGAACCCGACGCGCGAGATCGCCGTGGTGCAGCTGATGCGCGGCACGCCCAGCGACAACTCGCTCGGCTTCCGCATCGGCAACAGCAACCAGATCAACGTCGCGATCATGGAGGAGGTTTCGGCCGCCTTCCTCGGCAAGAAGCCGGTGCAGCAGGCGCTCGACGACGCAGTAGGCCGCGGCAACGAGGTGCTGCGCCGCTACGAGCAGCTCAATGCCGGCAAGAAATAG
- a CDS encoding sugar-binding transcriptional regulator, whose product MADNDSARLDDAARAGWLYYIAGRTQDDIAQILNISRPAAQRLVSLCRSEGLISFRMNHPISTCMDLAARLRDRFELLHCDVAPSDGSAETGAAGVAALGGVLIERWLRSRKSLVMALGTGRSMRASIERVPAMSCPLHRLVSLVGTISPDGSASPFDTLVKLAEITKAQHFPMPLPLYVSSPEERAQLIEIESVRRIRAIAGEADLWVMGISQIGDDAVLYRDGFMTRSELLEMVRHGAVGEVTGWVFDAEGRLLDRGTNLRVTSVPPEPGSARLRICIGQGPAKVAPLRAALAGKIVNGLVTDEDTARALLAD is encoded by the coding sequence ATGGCCGATAATGACAGCGCCCGCCTCGACGATGCGGCCCGCGCCGGCTGGCTCTACTACATCGCCGGCCGTACGCAGGACGACATCGCACAGATCCTGAACATCTCGCGCCCGGCTGCGCAGCGCCTCGTCTCGCTCTGCCGCAGCGAGGGGCTGATCAGCTTCCGCATGAACCACCCGATCAGCACCTGCATGGACCTCGCCGCACGGCTGCGCGATCGGTTCGAGCTGTTGCATTGCGACGTCGCCCCGTCCGATGGCTCGGCGGAGACAGGGGCCGCCGGCGTCGCGGCACTCGGCGGCGTGCTGATCGAGCGCTGGCTGCGCTCGCGCAAATCGCTGGTCATGGCGCTCGGCACCGGCCGCTCAATGCGGGCCAGCATCGAGCGCGTTCCGGCGATGTCCTGCCCGTTACACCGGCTCGTTTCACTGGTCGGGACCATCTCCCCCGATGGTTCGGCCAGCCCCTTCGACACGCTGGTCAAGCTCGCCGAGATCACCAAGGCACAGCATTTCCCGATGCCGCTGCCGCTTTACGTGTCGAGCCCCGAGGAACGCGCCCAGCTCATAGAAATCGAATCGGTCAGGCGAATCCGCGCCATCGCCGGCGAGGCCGATCTCTGGGTGATGGGCATCAGCCAGATCGGCGACGACGCCGTGCTGTACCGCGACGGCTTCATGACGCGCAGCGAGCTGCTCGAGATGGTGCGCCACGGCGCCGTCGGCGAAGTGACCGGCTGGGTCTTCGACGCGGAAGGCCGCCTTCTCGACCGCGGCACCAATCTGCGCGTGACCAGCGTGCCGCCAGAGCCCGGCAGTGCCCGGCTGCGCATCTGCATCGGCCAGGGCCCGGCCAAGGTCGCGCCGCTGCGTGCCGCGCTGGCCGGCAAGATCGTGAACGGCCTCGTCACCGACGAGGACACCGCGCGCGCGCTCCTCGCGGACTGA
- a CDS encoding HAD family hydrolase, whose protein sequence is MPSPHSPFDLVILDCDGVLVDSEVISCRTLVDILSPFDPSYDLEMVMRRYLGRPSSAIIEDYERMTGGPASADFTADWRAQLFAAFDSELQPVAGVRSAVEAFGSDYCVASSSDEERIELCLRKVDLWDLFAGRIFSTTRVKRGKPAPDLFLLAANERGVAPERCLVIEDSVSGVTAAKAAGMTAYGLAAGSHFAVLDQRQALLAAGADRLFESWRELALAPVAG, encoded by the coding sequence ATGCCCTCTCCGCACTCGCCTTTCGACCTCGTCATCCTCGACTGCGACGGCGTGCTCGTCGACAGCGAGGTCATCAGCTGTCGCACACTTGTCGATATTCTCTCGCCCTTCGATCCCAGCTATGATCTGGAGATGGTCATGCGCCGCTATCTCGGGCGGCCGTCCAGCGCTATCATTGAGGATTACGAGCGAATGACCGGCGGCCCGGCCTCGGCCGACTTCACTGCGGACTGGCGGGCACAGCTCTTCGCCGCGTTCGACAGCGAGCTCCAGCCGGTCGCAGGCGTCCGCAGTGCCGTCGAGGCCTTCGGAAGCGACTACTGCGTCGCCTCGTCCAGCGATGAAGAACGCATCGAGCTCTGCTTGCGAAAGGTGGATCTCTGGGATCTCTTCGCCGGGCGAATCTTCAGCACGACGCGTGTGAAGCGCGGCAAGCCTGCGCCGGACCTGTTCCTGCTGGCGGCCAATGAGCGCGGCGTGGCGCCTGAGCGCTGCCTGGTGATCGAGGACAGCGTCAGCGGGGTCACCGCAGCAAAGGCGGCGGGAATGACGGCCTACGGCCTGGCTGCCGGCAGCCATTTCGCCGTTCTTGACCAGCGCCAGGCGCTTCTGGCGGCCGGAGCCGACCGCCTCTTCGAATCCTGGCGAGAGCTGGCGCTCGCGCCGGTCGCCGGCTGA